The segment ACGAGAAGATCGTGAAGTCATCCATCGAGCGCGAACTCGAGCGCGGTGGGCAGGCCTACCTGGTGCACAACCGTGTCGATACGATCTACGAAATCGCGGCGCGAGTGCAGGAGTTGGTGCCGCGCGCCCGGGTGATCGTCGGCCATGGACAGATGACCGAAGGCGAACTGGAGAAGGTGATGCTCGCGTTCATGCGCCACGAAGCCGACGTGCTGGTGGCGACCACCATCATCGAGAACGGCCTCGACATTCCGCTTTGCAACACCATCATCGTTAATCGCGCCGACCGCCACGGTCTCAGCGAGCTTTACCAGCTGCGCGGCCGCGTGGGACGGTCCAACCGGCGCGCGTACGCCTATTTATTGATCCCGCCCGATACCGAGCTGACGCCCATCGCGCGCCGGCGGCTGGCGGCGCTGAAGGAATTTTCTGATCTGGGCGCCGGATTTAAGATCGCCGCCCTCGACCTGGAATTGCGCGGCGCCGGCAACCTGCTGGGCGGCGAACAGAGCGGCCACATTGACGCGGTTGGTTTCGAGCTTTACACCTCCATGCTGGAACGCACGGTCCGCGAGATCAAGGGTGAGGCGGCGCCCGATGAGGCGGAGACGCAGCTCAACCTGGGACTGAATATCCGTATTTCCTCCGAATACATTCCGCAGGAAAACCAGCGCTTGCGCATGTACAAGCGCGTGGCCGGGGTGGAGACCGAATCGCAGCTTGGCGACGTACGCGGCGAGTTGGAAGACCGCTATGGTCCCCCGCCCGCGGCCGTCCGCAACCTGCTGGAGTACGCCGCGCTGAAAATCCTGGCGCAGCGGGTCGGCGTGGCCGGGATCGAGCGCAAGCGCGACCTGGTCAGCATCCGCTTCACCGAGCACGCCGCCATCAATCCCGAACGCCTGGCCCATTTTGTGGCAACACAAAAAGGGGCACAGTTCACGCCCGCCGGGGTGCTCAGGTTCCTGGTGAAAAACACCGCGGCCGAGGAGGTTTTGACGCGCCTGAAGCAACTGCTGCAAGACCTCTCGGCCGGCCAGGTGGCGCAACCGGGGCCGCAACTGGCGGCTTCGGACTAGACTCATTCGCCGGCGGGGGTCGGCCGCTCCCACAAAAATTCTTGCAAAAGCCGCGCCAGTTCTTGACTTTCAGGTCAAGAAGGGGAGAATAGGCGCGCGCTAGGTCCAAACCCCCGGTGGCGAGGGGTTGTTAGCAAGACCTGCCCAGGAGAGCACCATGAACAAAGGCCATCTCGTTGACCGGATCTCCAGTTCCACGAAATGCAGCAAGACGCAGGCTGCCACGGCAATCGATACGCTCGTGGACAGCGTTACGGCCGCGCTGAAGAAAGGGGAGCGTGTTACGCTTGTGGGTTTCGGCACCTTCGCGGTGTCGAATCGCAAAGCGCGGAACGGGCGCAATCCCCAGACCGGGTCGCTGATCAAAATCGCCGCGCGTAAAGTTGCCAAGTTCACGCCCGGCATTGATTTGAAAAAGGCAGTCAATCGCAAGTCGACATAAGGGCCGAATGTGAGAGAGCGAATCTACGGCAGGCACCTCGCCTGCCGTTTTGTTTTTCCCGCTGGCTCAAATGGCAACACCGAAGTCCCGCAGGGATGGCACTGGGGACCCGCGTTTGAACCTAACCCGCGCTTTGCTGCATCTCTATGTCAGAGCCCAAAGTTGCCGAATTCCGCTGGAATCCGCTAAACTAAGCGTTTAACGAAAGGAATCTGGAACTCCATGAAGGCAGCCATTCATCCTTCGTACGAGGAAGTACGCGTCCACTGCGCCTGCGGGAACACTTTTAGCACCCGTTCGACGCACAAGGGCGACATCCATGTGGAAATCTGCTCCGCGTGCCACCCGTTCTTCACCGGCAAGCAGAAGCTGATGGACACGGCGGGCCGCGTCGAGCGCTTCCGCCGCAAATACGCCAAGAACGCGCCGGCGGCAGCCGAGAAGAAATAGCCCCCATTGGACAGAAGGAGCCCTCGCTGCGGCGAGGGTTTCTTCTTGAAGGCTAGTACCTCGGGACCTAAGTTCCTCAGTATCCTGGAACCGGGGCCAAAAATACCCAGGTACTCAGATACCGAGTTACGCCTCTCTGATTACAATAGAGGCGTGCAGAAGCGCTGGGAAAACCCGGTCTCGACCGACACCGCCCGTCCGCAGGCACCGGTGCCGGCATCCTTCCGCATCGGCGGGGTGACGCTCGCGCCGGCAACCGTGCTGGCCCCCATGGCAGGTGTGACCGACACCGTGTTCCGCCGCTTCATCCGCAACCTCGGCGGATGCGGCCTGATCATGACCGAATTCACCTCCGCCGACGGCATGTTGCGCGACAAGCGCATGCGCGGCCGCTACCTCCACTTCTACGACGACGAGCATCCCATCTCGGCGCAATTGTTCGGCAGCGATCCCGCGGTGCTCGCCGACGCCGCCCGCATGATCGAGGGCCTCGGCTTCGACCTGGTGGACTTGAACCTCGGCTGCCCGGCGAAGAAGGTGGTGAAGTGCAACGGCGGCTCCGGGCTGCTGCGCGACCTGCCGCGCATCGCGGAAATTTTTCGCGCCGTGCGCAGCGCCGTGACCATTCCCTTCACGGTGAAGTTCCGCGCCGGGTGGAACGACAACGAGATCGTCTGCGTGGACCTGGCGCGCCTGGCCGAGGATTGCGGCCTGCAGGCGGTGGCGCTGCACGCCCGCACCCGCGAGCAGGGATACGGCGGAAACGCGCAATGGGGGTGGATTGCCGAGATCAAGAATGCTGTGGGCATCCCAGTGATCGGCAACGGCGATGTTCGCACCCCGCAGGACGCCTGTGCCATGATCGCCCAGACGGGGTGCGATGCGGTGATGGTCGGGCGCGCGGCGGCGGCGAATCCATGGATTTTCCGCCAGATTGCGCAACATGCCGCCACCGGCGCCTACGACGAACCCACCGATCGCGATCGCTACAACATGATTCGCACCTACTTCCAGATGCTGGTCGAGGAAGAGTTGCCGGGCGCGGTCGGCAAGATGAAGCAGTTCGCTTCCTGGTTCACGCATGGTGTTCGCAATGGGAGTGCCCTGCGCAAGGCGGTGTACGAGGCGCGCGCGGAACGCGAAATCCTGGACCGCGTCGACCACTTTTTCCACGCCGCATTGAGCGAGCCTGTCGCCGTACCCAATTGAATGCACCGTAAGTCAGCCAAGCCTGTCGTGCTCGTCGATATCGACGGCACGCTTGCCGACGTTCGCCACCGCCTCCACTACATCCAGGGCGGAGGCAGGAAAAACTGGCAAGCATTCTTCGCCGGCATGGACCGCGACACACCTATCGCCTCGACCGTCGCCTGGGTGCAATCCCTCGCCGCTATTCACGAAATCGTCATCGTTACCGGGAGACCTGAGCAGTACCGCGCGGGCACGATCGCCTGGCTGAAGAAACATCAAATTCCGTTCACCGACCTCTTCATGCGCCGCGATGGTGACCACCGCCCTGACTACGAAATGAAAAAAGAGGTGCTTGCGCGTTGGCCCAAGGCGCGTATCAAGTTGGTGATCGAGGACCGGCCGCCGGTGTGCGATATGTGGCTGGAGCAGGGTATTCGCTGCGTTCTCGTGCACAGCGATGAAGCCAACCAGAGGGTGAACGAGCTCTATCGTGAAACCAGCTGAGCAGCCCATTCAGCAATCGAAAAATCACTAAGAGCCTGTAACAAAACCTTCATTACGGCGAATAAACGACGCAAACTTACGATATTGCCTGTTACCGCTCGTTGATAAGGCTCTGTTATCGACAATTGGCAGCAATAGATTAGAAAGCCGCCCCACAGGGCGGCTCGTCGAGCCTATTTTGTAGAGCCTCATTCGCTGATGACGTGGTCGGCCCACTCCACCAGCGATACGTAGATCGGAACCGTACCCCACTGCGCATTCCAATTACTCAAGTCTGCCTCCGTGACCCCACGGGCCCGGGAGCACGCCCCTCAAGAGAATACCGGGATACGTTTGGCTACAACCTTGGCCATGGTCTCACTCAACGGTGGCCACCCAATGGGCTTGACCATATCAACCGTCGCCTTGCGCATGAGATAAGTAGCCTCGTGAGTGAGAAATATCTGCACGTCATGGCCGGCCTCGGCCAGTGCGGCCCCGTGGGAAAACACGAACGATGCGCGGGTGGGCTCATCAGTTCCCCAAGAGCTCCTCATCAAAATGTGCAGCTTCTTCTTGGGTGCTTGAGGTTGCGGAGTCTGGGCCTCGCTGGTGGAAGCGGTAACCGCCCCGGCGGCGAGTGCGCCAGCAGCCAGTTGGGTTGTTTTTTCAAGAAAGGTTCGTCGAGTTGCCATACCCCACCTCCGGCAATCGCAGCGGAGTCTATATGAGCCGGCGGGCAGATTACAAACGTTGGAGCGTGGCATTGTTTTCGCGCAGGGGCAGGCAAACCTGCGCCGGCAGATGCCTGCCATCCTGGAAGGTGTCGAGCAGAAGATTACGTCGCGCATGCGCAACCTGCTCGATCATCTCTGGCAAGAGTTTTGTTACAGGCTCTAAATTCCTAAACCGGTGAAGCGGTGATCTTGCCTTTTTCATCGCGATCCAGAAACGCCGCCGGCGTTTGCGGCTCGTGCGTGAACACCACCAGCCAGTTCTCGCGTATCGCTTCCTCGTAAAACTTCTTGCGATTGTCGATGGTTTCCAGCGGAAACAGGTCGTAGCCCATCACCCAGGTCAGGTCCAGGTGCGAGAGCATGGGAACAAGGTCGGAAATGTAGCAGGCGGTCTTGCCGCCGCTGCGCACCAGCACCGCCATCATGTGGCGAGTGTGCCCGGAATAGACGCGCACGGAAATACCTGGAGTGATCTCGCCGTCGCCGCGCAGCAGCTGCATTTGCCCGCCGGCGATGAGGGGATCATAATTCTCGCCGATGTAGCTGACGCGGTCGCGCTCGTGCTGCTGGTGCCCGTGCTCCACCTCGCCCGCCTGCGTGTAGTAGCGCGCGTTGGGAAAGGTGGGCTTGACCTGTCCGTTTTCGACGTACGTATTCCAGCCGCAGTGATCGAAATGCAGGTGCGTGTTGATGACGATGTCGATCTCGGCGGGATCCACGCCGCCGGCGCGCAGGTTGTCGGGGAGCTGGGGCTGGTTCTGAAAAATATTGCGGCGCTTCTCGGGAAGCTTCGGCCCAATGCCGGTTTCCACCAGCACGGTGTGCTTGCCGTCACGGATGAGAAGCGAATTGCAAGCGAGCACGATGCGGTTCAACTCGTCGGCGCGGGCCTTCTTCTCCCACATCACCTTGGGAATCACGCCGAACATCGCGCCGCCATCCAGCAGGTAGGTGCCGTCGGTAAACAAGGACAGCTCAAAATTTCCGATCGTGTAGGCCATTGCTTTCCTTGCATGAAGCTCATTCGGCCCCAGGCCCAAATCAAGGTTGGCGTGGATTCATCAGGTACTGCTCGAACTGCCATTGAATGCGATGGTAGAGTTGCGTGCGATCCTGAGCGCCGCTGATGCCGTGCGTCTTTCCGGGATAGAGTTGCAGGTCGAACTGCTTGCCGGCGTTCACCAGCGCACGAATCATCTGCATCGTGTTCTGCACGTGCACATTGTCATCGCTGGTGCCATGGACCTCCAGAAGTCGCCCCCGCAGCGCATTCGCTGCATTCACCGGCGAACTGTCGGCATAACCCGCGGCATTTTCTTTCGGCAGGCCCATGTAGCGCTCGGTGTAGGTTGAATCGTAATCGCGCCAGTCCGTGACCGGGGCAACCGACACGCCGGCGCGAATACGATCGCTGTGCGTCATGGCGTACAGTGTCATGTAACCGCCGTAGCTCCATCCCCACCATCCGACGCGATTGGGATCCAGCGCCGGAAACTGCTTCAGAACCTGGTCGAGCGCCGCCAGTTGGTCTTCCAGTTCAACTTTGCCGAAGTGACGGAGGATGGGCGTGGCGAAAGCTCGTCCGCGCCCCGCCATGCCGCGATTGTCCACCTGCAGGATGGCGAATCCCCGCCGCGCCATGATGTTATGGAACAGGAAAGTGGCGCCGCCCCACGTGTCGCGCACCACCTGCCCGCCGGGCCCGCCGTACGGGTTCAGGATCACCGGAATACTGGCCGTCCCGGCCTGTTCTGCGCCGGGCGGAAGCAGCAGGTAGCCGTACAAGGTGGTTTGTCCGTCAGCGGCTTTGAGTTCGACCGCGCGCGGCGCGATCAGGTTGTAAGTGGCTATGGCGCGGGACTCCCAGAACGCGTGGCAAGTCCCCCCAATTTTGCATAACGACAACCGTGGAGGTGACATCAGCGCCGAAAAATTGTCCACGAAGTACTGCCCGTTTTCGGCAAACCTGGCCCGGTGAACCCCTTGATCCTGGGTGATCTTCTGCATCGACGTTCCGTCCAGCTTGGTCGCGAACACGTGGTCCTGGCGCGGATCGCCGGCGTTGGCCTCGAAGTACACCGTGCCGTTGGACTCGTCGACCGCGTCCACCCCGCTGACATCGAAATCTCCCTTGGTCAGTTGCCGTTCCAGCTTGGCCTCTGCTCCCAGCGGATTGTTCTTGTCGAAGCCGTACAGGTAAAGCTGCATGTGGCCATCGCGCCAGCTTGGCCATAGGAAGCGGTCGCCGGATTTCAGCCACGTGATATGGAAGCGCTCATCATCCAGGTAGCCGCTGGGGTCAGACTCGGTGAGCACCACCCGCGAACGGCCGGTGCCCGCGTCGGCGAAGTAGAGGTCCATCCTGGTGTGCAGGCGGTTCACCACCAGCGCGTACACCGTGCTGTTCCCGATCCAGCCAAAGCGCGGTATGTAAAAATCGTCAGCCGATGCGTCGCTCAGGCTAATCCAGCGCACCTTTCCACCATCGGTGCCTACAACTCCAACGCGAACCTGCGGATTGGGATCTCCCGCCTTGGGATACTTCAGCTCGTTGACCTTGGGATGCGTTGGCATCCAGTCCACCAGGGGATAGGTGGGCACCGGTTTTTCGTTCATTTGGAGAAACACGATGCGCCGGCTGTCCGGAGACCAGAAATAGTTGCTGCGCACCCCGAGTTCTTCCTCGTAGACCCAATCCACTTCGCCGTTGAGAAGGTTGTCGTCACCATCCCGGGTAACCGCTCGCTCGCCGCCTTCGCCCACAGGACGCTCCCAGATGTCGTGCTTGCGGATATAAGCCAGCCGCTTTCCGTCGGGCGAAAATTTGGGATTGGTGCTGCCTTCTGCGGCGGCTGTCAGCTGCACCGCAGTCGCGGTATCGAGCGAGTAGTACCAAAGCTGGCCGCGGCTGTCGAAGAGCAAGTGCTTGGAATCAGGCGCCCACTGGTACTCGGCAACCGAGTAGCGCCGGGCGCGCTCGCGCTGCTCCGTGGTCACTTTGCTGTCGGGCGGAAACAAGGACTGCAGCTTGCTTTCCCCCACCAGGGCTGCCTTTTTGCCGGTAGCAACGTCGATATACCAGAGCTGGGCGTGCTCTCCGGTTGCGTCGTGCTCAACAAAGGACACCTTGGCACCGTCCGGACTCCATGCAATGTTCTCCGGTTCCCGTCCGGTCACGCCACCCGGGGCGAAAATGGATTCTATGGTGAGCTGCGCCGGCGCCGCTGGGGGCTGTTGTTGAGCGCAAAGTGGAAGGCAAAGCAGTAGGACAGCGAGAAGGCGCACCATCATCCCTCACCTCATCAAAGTTGAAACGGAAAAGTGTATATCAAGCCCCCGGCCGGCAGCCGGACACGACGGGGCGTTAGTGGAAACTGAGGGAGGTGATGGTCAGGGTCGGGTGCAGCAAGATCCAGATGCGGCAGATTTCAAACAGGGCGAGGAGGATTCCGATCATAAAATAGATGGTGCGGGCTGTTTCCGTGGTGGGGGCGGCGGGCAGGGGAAAGCCACGCTGGCGGAAGGCGATCACCAGCGCACGTTCCTGCATGAGCACAAAATCGGCGATGGGCCGATGAAAAAAGGCAATCAGCAGCCCCAGCATCAAGCGCGTCAGTTCGACGATCATTAACGCAATGCTATTCACGGCAAGTACCCGCCTCAATCGGGCAAATGACCTAAAAGATGGAAAGGTATCTCAAAGATTACCCGAGCCGTCCCCGCCGCCTGTCACCCGTAATTCTTAGTCCTTCAAAAATTTCGGCGGACCCTGCCTTCCGGGTCAGCCCCACTGAGGCATGCTACAATTTTCGGTAGATCGGAAGTAGCACGATGAATCCAGACATACAGAATCTGAAGGAGTTGCAGGAGGCCGACCGCGAAATCTCACGCCTCTCGCAAGAAATTGCCGCATTGCCGCGCCGGGTGGCGGTTATCGAGGCCAAACTCGCCGATTCCAAAGCCCGCAAAGAGAAAGCGCTGGCCGCCATCAAGACGGGCGACGCCAACAAACGCAAGTTCGAATCCCAGATCCAGGACCTGCAGCAGAAGGTCTCCAAGTATCGCGACCAGATGCTCGGGGTCAAGACGAACCATGAGTACAAGGCCCTCACCGCCGAGGTCGAATTCGCGCAGCAGCATATTCGCGAGGCCGAAGACAAGATCCTGGAAGGGATGATGGCGGCGGAGTCACTGGAGAAAGATCTCAAGGCCGCCGAGGCCGAACTGAAGGCCGAAACCGCTGAAATCGAGAAAGAAAAAGCCGACGCCCGCTCGCGAACCGAGATTGACGAAAAAGAGCTTGCGGAGTGGAAGGGGAAGCGTGACAAGTTGCGCGCCGTGGTCACGCCCGACGTCCTTCGCCACTACGATCGCGTGCTGAAGCTGCGCGGCAGCGCCATGGCCGAGGCCGTCGACCACAAGTGCTCGGCCTGCCAGGTCATGCTGCGGCCGCAGGTTTATAACGATGTCCGTACCAACGAGCAGATCATCATTTGCGATTCCTGCCATCGCATCATCTGGTACGACCCGGCCCGCGACGTCCAGCCCGCGAAGCCAGCCCGGGATGAAAACGCGGTTCCGGCGGAAGCGGGTCCAACCGGCGCGTAACAGGCATCGGTTTCTGAGACAGCCTTGTCCTTACCTGTCCTGCACGTGAGTAGGCGAGCGGCGGCGCGCATCCGCCACGGTCACGTCTGGGTCTACCGTTCCGACCTGACGGCGAGTGATCAAGCCCCATCCGGCTCGCTGGTCGAGGTCCACGACGACTCGAGCAACCTCCTCGGTTCCGCCCTGTACAGCACGTCCTCCCAGATTGCCTTGCGCATGCTGGCGCCGGAGCGCCTGGACCCGGCGCAGCTGACTGAACTGGTCCAACAGCGGCTCAAGACAGCCGTCGGCTACCGGAGGCGGATCGTCGAGAACAGCGATGCTTTTCGCGTCGTCTTCAGCGAAGGCGACGGCCTCCCTGGGTTGATCGTCGATTGCTACAACGACGTGCTCAGCACGCAGGTTCTCACGCAAGCCATGGACCACGCCGAACTGCGCGACATAATTCTGCGGACCCTGCTGGAAGAATTCAAACCGGCGGCGGTGGTGGAGCGAGTGGAGCCGCGCATTCGCGAACTGGAGCAGTTGCCACCGCTCGACCAGGGCCTGCGCTTCGGAGATAAAACGCGCACCATCTTCACCATGAACGGAGTGCGCTTCCACTTCTCCGCGTTGGAAGGCCAGAAAACGGGCGCCTTCCTCGATCAGCGTGAGAACTACGCGGCGGCGGCGAGCTATGCGCGCGGGGAGGCCCTCGACGTCTTCTGCTACCACGGCGGCTTCGCCCTGCATCTGGCGCGCGTTTGCTCCCAGGTCACCGCCGTGGACAGCTCGCGCCCGGCGCTGGAGATAGCCGAGCAGAACGAGAAACTCAACCCGCGAGATGGACCCGAAATCGAGTGGATGGAAGCGAATGCCTTCGACCTGCTGAAGGATTATTCGATGGCGGGCCGCCAGTACGACACCATCGTCCTCGACCCGCCGGCATTCGCCAAGTCACGCAAGGCATTGGAGACTGCCATGCGCGGCTACAAGGAACTGAACCTCAGGGCGCTGAAGATGCTGCGC is part of the Terriglobales bacterium genome and harbors:
- a CDS encoding class I SAM-dependent rRNA methyltransferase; this translates as MSLPVLHVSRRAAARIRHGHVWVYRSDLTASDQAPSGSLVEVHDDSSNLLGSALYSTSSQIALRMLAPERLDPAQLTELVQQRLKTAVGYRRRIVENSDAFRVVFSEGDGLPGLIVDCYNDVLSTQVLTQAMDHAELRDIILRTLLEEFKPAAVVERVEPRIRELEQLPPLDQGLRFGDKTRTIFTMNGVRFHFSALEGQKTGAFLDQRENYAAAASYARGEALDVFCYHGGFALHLARVCSQVTAVDSSRPALEIAEQNEKLNPRDGPEIEWMEANAFDLLKDYSMAGRQYDTIVLDPPAFAKSRKALETAMRGYKELNLRALKMLRPGGVLVTCSCSFHVGEDDFLEMLRAAAFDARQSPKVIAKRGQSRDHPVLLAVPETAYLKCVILTV
- the rpmE gene encoding 50S ribosomal protein L31, whose translation is MKAAIHPSYEEVRVHCACGNTFSTRSTHKGDIHVEICSACHPFFTGKQKLMDTAGRVERFRRKYAKNAPAAAEKK
- a CDS encoding DsrE family protein; translated protein: MATRRTFLEKTTQLAAGALAAGAVTASTSEAQTPQPQAPKKKLHILMRSSWGTDEPTRASFVFSHGAALAEAGHDVQIFLTHEATYLMRKATVDMVKPIGWPPLSETMAKVVAKRIPVFS
- a CDS encoding HU family DNA-binding protein, whose translation is MLARPAQESTMNKGHLVDRISSSTKCSKTQAATAIDTLVDSVTAALKKGERVTLVGFGTFAVSNRKARNGRNPQTGSLIKIAARKVAKFTPGIDLKKAVNRKST
- the dusB gene encoding tRNA dihydrouridine synthase DusB, with the translated sequence MQKRWENPVSTDTARPQAPVPASFRIGGVTLAPATVLAPMAGVTDTVFRRFIRNLGGCGLIMTEFTSADGMLRDKRMRGRYLHFYDDEHPISAQLFGSDPAVLADAARMIEGLGFDLVDLNLGCPAKKVVKCNGGSGLLRDLPRIAEIFRAVRSAVTIPFTVKFRAGWNDNEIVCVDLARLAEDCGLQAVALHARTREQGYGGNAQWGWIAEIKNAVGIPVIGNGDVRTPQDACAMIAQTGCDAVMVGRAAAANPWIFRQIAQHAATGAYDEPTDRDRYNMIRTYFQMLVEEELPGAVGKMKQFASWFTHGVRNGSALRKAVYEARAEREILDRVDHFFHAALSEPVAVPN
- a CDS encoding MBL fold metallo-hydrolase, yielding MAYTIGNFELSLFTDGTYLLDGGAMFGVIPKVMWEKKARADELNRIVLACNSLLIRDGKHTVLVETGIGPKLPEKRRNIFQNQPQLPDNLRAGGVDPAEIDIVINTHLHFDHCGWNTYVENGQVKPTFPNARYYTQAGEVEHGHQQHERDRVSYIGENYDPLIAGGQMQLLRGDGEITPGISVRVYSGHTRHMMAVLVRSGGKTACYISDLVPMLSHLDLTWVMGYDLFPLETIDNRKKFYEEAIRENWLVVFTHEPQTPAAFLDRDEKGKITASPV
- a CDS encoding C4-type zinc ribbon domain-containing protein: MNPDIQNLKELQEADREISRLSQEIAALPRRVAVIEAKLADSKARKEKALAAIKTGDANKRKFESQIQDLQQKVSKYRDQMLGVKTNHEYKALTAEVEFAQQHIREAEDKILEGMMAAESLEKDLKAAEAELKAETAEIEKEKADARSRTEIDEKELAEWKGKRDKLRAVVTPDVLRHYDRVLKLRGSAMAEAVDHKCSACQVMLRPQVYNDVRTNEQIIICDSCHRIIWYDPARDVQPAKPARDENAVPAEAGPTGA
- a CDS encoding S9 family peptidase, with translation MSFVEHDATGEHAQLWYIDVATGKKAALVGESKLQSLFPPDSKVTTEQRERARRYSVAEYQWAPDSKHLLFDSRGQLWYYSLDTATAVQLTAAAEGSTNPKFSPDGKRLAYIRKHDIWERPVGEGGERAVTRDGDDNLLNGEVDWVYEEELGVRSNYFWSPDSRRIVFLQMNEKPVPTYPLVDWMPTHPKVNELKYPKAGDPNPQVRVGVVGTDGGKVRWISLSDASADDFYIPRFGWIGNSTVYALVVNRLHTRMDLYFADAGTGRSRVVLTESDPSGYLDDERFHITWLKSGDRFLWPSWRDGHMQLYLYGFDKNNPLGAEAKLERQLTKGDFDVSGVDAVDESNGTVYFEANAGDPRQDHVFATKLDGTSMQKITQDQGVHRARFAENGQYFVDNFSALMSPPRLSLCKIGGTCHAFWESRAIATYNLIAPRAVELKAADGQTTLYGYLLLPPGAEQAGTASIPVILNPYGGPGGQVVRDTWGGATFLFHNIMARRGFAILQVDNRGMAGRGRAFATPILRHFGKVELEDQLAALDQVLKQFPALDPNRVGWWGWSYGGYMTLYAMTHSDRIRAGVSVAPVTDWRDYDSTYTERYMGLPKENAAGYADSSPVNAANALRGRLLEVHGTSDDNVHVQNTMQMIRALVNAGKQFDLQLYPGKTHGISGAQDRTQLYHRIQWQFEQYLMNPRQP